In Drosophila pseudoobscura strain MV-25-SWS-2005 chromosome 4, UCI_Dpse_MV25, whole genome shotgun sequence, the following proteins share a genomic window:
- the LOC6902614 gene encoding condensin complex subunit 2-like — protein MNRMSAAGIENTMDMMNEDSCEDRLNQSQSIHEDDDTILEISTEFKEAPRQVTKVIVPLAKRAKVIDIKNLKKCCHSVIQKQLLNPVDEASVPSHPVPKEESYAKGTASFQEVYRSLPDVLSDKMKDSLSPSVALYAVLHLANDMKLRLIPQENLEDFQIRQVLDDEV, from the exons ATGAACCGAATGTCGGCAGCGGGCATTGAAAATACCATGGACATGATGAATGAGGATTCATGTGAGGATAGGCTcaatcaaagccaaagcatCCATGAGGATGACGATACAATCTTGGAGATATCCACCGAATTTAAGGAGGCACCAAGACAG GTCACCAAAGTAATTGTGCCATTGGCGAAGCGTGCCAAGGTGATCGACATAAAAAATCTCAAGAAATGCTGCCATTCTGTGATCCAGAAACAGCTCCTGAATCCTGTCGATGAGGCATCGGTACCCTCCCACCCAGTGCCAAAGGAAGAAAGCTACGCGAAGGGTACCGCCAGCTTCCAGGAGGTTTACCGATCCTTGCCTGATGTCTTGAGTGACAAGATGAAAGATTCTCTGTCCCCATCGGTGGCCCTCTATGCGGTTCTCCATTTGGCCAACGACATGAAACTGCGACTCATTCCGCAAGAGAATCTAGAGGATTTTCAAATCCGGCAAGTTCTGGATGACGAAGTTTAG
- the LOC117184265 gene encoding condensin complex subunit 2-like → MTSPHSETPLRRSAVGSYRKNDEAERQEARRRTPLVHRKSSALESIEENETIRSCVDLYNCNKLSKDNAWDTSLIDTLANLMDRHHKQLNNFKMAGNSLEASAKVYDLRVDSIYKDALRISAGLNGRLLTGLPEGPPGDGEGADAAPSQQQQAAPKLKRQKRNLSTVTKNKETLNARLDMVPMQDAVFGKLNSTVGSINASNRLMHNILPSVDSEMRLRTTHKFWDSTEETDELMDSETLSAGTKEWANEELCNAEWLPKLYNHMEKLNLRPLHTGYVITSAPNPQPQSGSISEAAPTCNDAAEGLDNADDFGVNPTDISVAFDMNAECEPMPDMEASPPIILDIQSNDLQDLTAEEQTRLSKTAGVIDDLRPVDGMTSLDYSYRPMDRISQFWAGPAHWKIRRTRPLTTLAETNGPMAAKPKKTAAATSKRRKKNLHYGKFNNELFQPLNANKKKLRKVNEKKWDARKVVRPTKFNFEADYFLKYDSAPGIKVSQSFGEADLVEGLGNDTDMDGGSHHDDAHIELSDNEHFTTDDPVMNRMSAAGIENTMDMMNEDSCEDRLNQSQSIHEDDDTILEISTEFKDAPRQVTKVIVPLAKRAKVIDMKNLKKSCHSLIQKQLLNPVDETSVPSYSVPKEESYAKGTASFQEVYRSLPDVLSDKMKDSLSPSVALYAVLHLANDMKLRLIPQENLEDFQIRQVLDDEV, encoded by the exons ATGACGTCGCCACACTCGGAGACCCCTCTGCGTCGATCTGCGGTGGGCAGCTACCGCAAAAACGACGAGGCCGAGCGGCAGGAGGCACGCCGGCGCACACCGCTGGTTCACCGCAAGAGTTCAGCTCTCGAGTCCATCGAGGAGAACGAGACGATACGCTCCTGCGTGGATCTGTACAACTGCAATAAGCTGAGCAAAGACAATGCCTGGGATACGTCGTTGATTGATACACTAGCCAATCTAATGGATCGCCATCACAAACAGCTGAACAATTTCAAG ATGGCTGGCAATTCGCTGGAGGCCTCGGCCAAGGTCTACGACCTGCGCGTAGACTCAATCTACAAAGATGCATTGCGTATATCGGCGGGTTTGAATGGTCGCCTCTTGACGGGCTTACCTGAGGGACCTCCAGGTGATGGCGAAGGTGCCGATGCGGCTCCcagtcaacagcagcaggcggcaccTAAGCTCAAGCGCCAGAAAAGGAATTTATCAACGGTGACAAAGAACAAGGAAACATTGAATGCGCGTTTGGACATGGTGCCCATGCAGGATGCGGTTTTTGGGAAGCTCAATTCGACGGTGGGTTCCATCAATGCCTCCAATCGCCTGATGCACAACATTCTGCCCAGCGTGGACTCTGAGATGCGGCTACGCACGACCCACAAATTCTGGGATTCGACGGAGGAGACGGATGAGCTCATGGACAGCGAAACGCTGAGTGCTGGCACCAAGGAGTGGGCCAATGAAGAGTTGTGCAATGCGGAATGGCTGCCTAAGCTGTACAACCATATGGAAAAACTAAATCTGCGGCCACTCCACACGGGCTACGTGATAACCAGTGCTCCCAATCCCCAGCCACAGTCGGGATCTATTTCAGAGGCGGCCCCCACATGTAATGACGCTGCTGAGGGGCTGGATAATGCGGACGACTTCGGTGTGAATCCCACAGATATATCCGTAGCATTTGACATGAATGCCGAGTGTGAGCCCATGCCGGATATGGAGGCAAGTCCACCCATTATCCTAGATATACAATCGAATGATTTGCAGGATCTCACCGCCGAGGAGCAGACGCGTTTGAGCAAAACGGCCGGGGTCATTGACGATCTGAGGCCAGTGGATGGTATGACTAGCCTGGACTACTCTTACAGGCCCATGGATAGGATCTCACAGTTTTGGGCGGGTCCAGCGCATTGGAAAATCAGGCGCACTCGTCCGCTCACCACTCTGGCCGAGACGAATGGACCTATGGCTGCTAAACCAAAGAAAACGGCGGCAGCCACCTCCAAGCGACGCAAGAAGAATCTGCACTATGGAAAGTTCAACAACGAGTTATTCCAGCCCCTCAAtgctaacaaaaaaaagctgcGAAAGGTCAATGAAAAGAAATGGGATGCCCGAAAGGTGGTGCGGCCCACAAAATTCAACTTTGAAGCGGATTACTTTTTAAAATACGACTCGGCGCCGGGTATTAAAGTTAGCCAGAGTTTTGGAGAAGCCGATCTGGTTGAAGGACTGGGCAATGATACGGATATGGATGGGGGCTCCCACCACGACGATGCCCACATAGAGCTATCTGACAACGAACATTTCACCACAGATGATCCTGTCATGAACCGAATGTCGGCAGCGGGCATTGAAAATACCATGGACATGATGAATGAGGATTCATGTGAGGATAGGCTcaatcaaagccaaagcatCCATGAGGATGACGATACAATCTTGGAGATATCCACCGAATTTAAGGATGCACCAAGGCAG GTCACCAAAGTAATTGTGCCATTGGCGAAGCGTGCCAAGGTGATCGACATGAAGAATCTCAAGAAAAGCTGCCATTCTTTGATCCAGAAACAGCTCCTGAATCCTGTCGATGAGACATCAGTACCCTCATACTCAGTGCCAAAGGAAGAAAGCTACGCGAAGGGTACCGCCAGCTTCCAGGAGGTTTACCGATCCTTGCCTGATGTCTTGAGTGACAAAATGAAAGATTCTCTGTCCCCATCGGTGGCCCTCTATGCGGTTCTCCATTTGGCCAACGACATGAAACTGCGACTCATTCCACAAGAGAATCTAGAGGATTTTCAAATCCGGCAAGTTCTGGATGACGAAGTTTAG